From Chryseobacterium shandongense, the proteins below share one genomic window:
- a CDS encoding reprolysin-like metallopeptidase gives MKSKIFIFSCLLIAAQAFGQQNYWSKLKDPKVSRENLNPRWTNPNTFSLYQADLEKIKADLKKAPQRFSGNEGLIMKFPDPDGNIRDYVVQEASVMEPELQAKFPEIRSYTGWQKNHPENTIRFSVTPSTGISVMYFDHWDISYLDSYTKDNSAFIVYKRKDLPANDRLFECHIENELDELKNSGSANKAPLVSDGQFRTYRLALSATGEYTTFHGGTIPLAMAAMVTTMTRVNGIYEKTISTTMVMVGNNNQLIYTNASTDPFTNGNPNTMINENQTNTTNIIGSANYDIGHVFGTNSGGLAGLGVVCISSAKARGVTGSGAPIGDPFDIDYVAHEIGHQFGANHTFRAASGSCNGNFNNATAFEPGSGSTIMAYAGICGANNNVQNNSDAYFHAASVLEMYAVLQRANDCSSKISNGNAVPTADAGADYTIPKGTAFVLTGTGTDPNGDPLTYLWEQYDNTNNTQPPVSTATVGPVYRSLTPTASPSRYFPALSSVLANNLVPKWEVTPGVARTLNFSLVVNDNKATGNQAARDVMTVTVTNDGPFTVTSQTSGGSFTGNTSIPVTWNVAGTNTGAINTQNVTILLSKDGGLTFNTVLAASVPNTGSANVTLPNENVAFARIMVKAVNNIYYALNSSSFAIVQVLSTAEADLKSFSIYPNPSYDVVNIKLKDSSQKAEYKLFDASGRLIKTESFKGTTQVNVNNLLNGNYVISVLLENGEKLSEKLIIKK, from the coding sequence ATGAAAAGCAAAATATTTATCTTCTCGTGCTTATTGATTGCAGCACAGGCTTTTGGCCAGCAAAATTACTGGTCGAAGCTGAAAGACCCCAAGGTCAGCAGAGAAAATCTCAATCCGAGATGGACAAATCCTAACACTTTTTCTTTGTATCAAGCTGATTTGGAAAAAATTAAAGCAGATCTTAAAAAAGCTCCTCAGCGATTTTCCGGAAATGAAGGCCTCATAATGAAATTTCCGGATCCGGACGGCAACATTCGGGACTATGTCGTTCAGGAAGCTTCCGTAATGGAGCCCGAACTGCAGGCAAAATTTCCTGAAATAAGATCGTATACAGGCTGGCAAAAAAATCATCCTGAGAACACAATCCGTTTCAGTGTTACCCCTTCAACGGGAATCAGTGTGATGTATTTTGATCATTGGGATATCAGTTATTTAGACAGTTACACGAAAGATAATTCTGCATTTATCGTGTACAAAAGAAAAGATTTACCTGCAAATGACCGCCTGTTTGAATGCCACATCGAAAACGAGCTGGATGAACTAAAAAATAGCGGATCTGCAAATAAAGCGCCTTTAGTTTCCGATGGACAATTCAGGACTTACAGGCTCGCACTTTCTGCAACAGGAGAATATACCACATTTCATGGAGGTACCATCCCTCTGGCCATGGCTGCAATGGTCACAACGATGACAAGAGTAAACGGAATTTATGAAAAAACAATTTCTACCACCATGGTTATGGTGGGCAACAACAATCAGCTGATTTACACAAATGCTTCCACGGATCCTTTTACCAATGGAAACCCAAATACAATGATTAATGAGAATCAAACCAATACAACAAATATTATAGGTTCTGCCAACTATGATATAGGTCATGTTTTCGGCACCAACAGTGGAGGTCTGGCCGGATTAGGAGTGGTTTGTATTTCATCTGCTAAAGCAAGAGGGGTTACTGGTTCGGGAGCGCCTATTGGCGATCCTTTCGATATTGATTACGTGGCCCACGAAATCGGGCATCAGTTTGGTGCAAATCATACGTTCAGAGCAGCAAGTGGTTCATGTAACGGGAATTTTAATAACGCAACAGCGTTTGAACCGGGAAGTGGCAGCACCATCATGGCATACGCCGGAATCTGCGGAGCTAACAATAATGTTCAGAATAACAGTGATGCTTATTTTCATGCTGCAAGTGTTTTAGAAATGTATGCTGTCTTGCAAAGAGCTAATGATTGTTCAAGTAAAATATCTAACGGTAACGCTGTTCCTACTGCTGATGCCGGAGCCGATTATACCATTCCGAAAGGAACTGCTTTTGTTTTAACAGGTACGGGAACAGATCCTAACGGAGATCCTTTAACCTATTTATGGGAGCAATATGATAATACCAATAACACGCAACCTCCTGTTTCTACAGCAACGGTAGGTCCGGTTTACCGATCTTTAACACCTACGGCTTCACCATCACGATATTTTCCAGCCTTGAGTTCTGTTTTGGCTAATAATCTGGTTCCTAAATGGGAAGTTACACCAGGTGTTGCAAGAACTTTGAATTTTTCACTTGTGGTAAATGATAATAAAGCAACAGGTAATCAGGCTGCAAGAGATGTAATGACGGTAACCGTTACCAATGACGGACCTTTCACCGTAACTTCACAGACGAGTGGCGGAAGCTTTACGGGAAACACAAGTATTCCTGTAACCTGGAACGTGGCAGGAACCAATACCGGAGCGATCAATACGCAAAATGTAACTATTTTGTTGTCTAAAGACGGGGGGCTGACTTTCAATACCGTACTAGCAGCAAGCGTACCGAATACCGGTTCTGCTAATGTAACACTGCCTAATGAAAATGTTGCCTTTGCAAGAATTATGGTAAAAGCAGTTAATAATATTTATTACGCGCTTAACAGTTCATCTTTTGCTATTGTACAGGTTCTCTCAACTGCTGAAGCTGACTTGAAAAGCTTCTCCATCTATCCGAATCCTTCGTATGATGTTGTGAATATCAAACTTAAAGATTCTTCTCAGAAAGCTGAATATAAATTATTTGATGCTTCAGGAAGACTTATTAAGACTGAAAGTTTCAAAGGAACTACCCAGGTGAATGTAAATAACTTATTGAACGGAAATTATGTCATTTCAGTACTCCTCGAAAATGGTGAAAAATTATCGGAAAAGTTAATTATCAAAAAGTAG
- a CDS encoding mechanosensitive ion channel family protein, whose protein sequence is MKRNGLSYIDVVYNVLENWYLKFAEITPKLIVGIIIFSLFLFTSKYLSQISVKVFHKLFPKSKKESSLVTLISIFRFLIMVMGTFIALEIMGFSGFLWKFIGSLGVAGVIAGVALKDLVSSIFSGMLIGIDKAFKVGDYVTIGNNSGTVSEIGFLTTKVIADDGKKVYIPNQVIFNSPFYNFTASPQRKIYLNFEIPADQNVARAQQSILEVVRSLENVDRPETATAILTDLKQGVFNLQVKFPMAVGADMMLLKSIAYFEIKKRLDSEGIQLVTPTTISITDTNNSSNKIQNE, encoded by the coding sequence ATGAAGAGAAACGGCTTAAGCTATATTGATGTTGTTTATAATGTTCTTGAAAACTGGTATCTAAAGTTTGCAGAAATCACTCCGAAACTTATAGTTGGAATTATCATATTCTCATTATTTCTTTTTACCAGTAAATATTTAAGTCAGATTTCAGTTAAAGTATTTCACAAGCTTTTTCCGAAAAGTAAAAAAGAAAGTTCCTTGGTTACTTTAATCAGCATATTCCGGTTCCTGATCATGGTGATGGGAACCTTTATTGCGCTTGAAATTATGGGCTTCAGCGGATTTTTATGGAAGTTTATCGGAAGCCTTGGAGTAGCTGGGGTTATTGCAGGTGTTGCTTTAAAAGATCTGGTGTCCAGTATTTTTTCCGGAATGCTGATCGGTATTGATAAAGCTTTTAAAGTAGGTGATTATGTTACGATAGGAAATAATTCGGGAACGGTTTCCGAGATTGGCTTTCTCACTACAAAAGTTATTGCAGATGACGGCAAGAAAGTTTATATTCCCAATCAGGTAATTTTCAATTCTCCTTTTTACAACTTCACGGCTTCTCCACAAAGAAAGATATATCTGAATTTTGAAATTCCGGCCGACCAGAATGTAGCAAGGGCTCAGCAATCCATCCTGGAGGTAGTACGCAGCCTTGAAAACGTTGACCGCCCTGAAACCGCAACCGCTATTCTTACGGACCTTAAACAAGGGGTTTTTAATCTCCAGGTTAAATTTCCAATGGCAGTAGGAGCTGATATGATGCTTTTGAAAAGCATTGCTTATTTTGAAATAAAAAAACGTCTGGATTCCGAAGGTATCCAACTGGTAACTCCTACAACCATCAGTATTACGGATACCAATAATAGTAGCAATAAAATTCAGAATGAATAA
- a CDS encoding peroxiredoxin, protein MSIKLGDTAPDFKAETSLGDISFYEYLGDSWGILFSHPADYTPVCTTELGYTSKLKSEFDKRDTKVIALSVDGVEDHQNWIKDINETQDTNVQFPIIADKDRRISELYDFIHPNASATATVRSLLIIDPEKKVRLIITYPASTGRNFNEILRVLDSLQLVDTHKVATPVNWQDGDDVIVPPSVSTEDAKKIFPKGVKEIKPYLRYTPQPNI, encoded by the coding sequence ATGTCAATTAAACTAGGAGATACAGCACCAGACTTTAAGGCGGAAACGTCTTTGGGAGATATCAGTTTTTATGAATATCTTGGGGATTCGTGGGGAATTTTATTTTCGCATCCTGCAGATTACACGCCGGTCTGCACAACAGAATTGGGATATACGTCGAAACTCAAATCGGAATTCGATAAGAGAGATACGAAGGTAATCGCTTTAAGCGTAGATGGAGTAGAAGATCATCAGAACTGGATTAAAGATATTAATGAGACCCAGGATACAAATGTGCAGTTTCCTATTATTGCAGATAAAGACCGAAGAATTTCCGAGCTGTACGATTTCATTCACCCGAATGCCTCAGCTACTGCTACGGTGCGATCTCTGCTGATTATTGACCCTGAAAAAAAAGTAAGGCTGATTATTACCTATCCTGCATCAACGGGGAGGAATTTTAATGAAATTCTGAGAGTGCTGGATTCTCTTCAGCTTGTAGATACCCACAAAGTGGCAACTCCGGTAAATTGGCAGGACGGCGATGATGTAATTGTTCCGCCAAGTGTCTCTACCGAAGATGCTAAAAAAATATTTCCTAAAGGCGTAAAAGAGATCAAACCGTATCTCAGATATACGCCACAACCCAATATATGA
- a CDS encoding TonB-dependent siderophore receptor, whose protein sequence is MKKQLVTLGILFTAISLNAQMKNTEADTVRIQSIEDVNLHKTGNPNKARPLSTKSNLTIMETPQPIAIVTHEIIEQQQAKQLSDVLQNVNGLYITSSRGNSQDSFGGRGFILGNDNIFKNGSRINSGVFPEVSGLERVEVLKGANAMLYGNTAAGGVINMITKKPKFNFGGSVGMNAGSWNSYKPLVDIYGPLSKNIAFRVNGTYEYAESFRDVVQSEKYYFNPSFLFNLSDKSQLIVEADYLKNDFTPDFGLGSITNKDQSYRLNDAVSRNVFFGTDWQYQNVEQVSTNVTFNHQFNERWSLNATAAYQNYTRDYFSSERVQWIYDKSVNPDRLSWKRPFGKTYNEQNYTSAQVNINGEFNTGKINHKVLIGSDADYNQADAYTYTVDAPVNILFLDDPSTWGSIDMPASTLTTKNRINTRRVGLYVQDFISLTKQFKVIAGLRWSYVENMPTLTTRFATNEKFEVANSSTSDNAFSPKVGLVYAPNEDLSVFATYTNSFVSNSGYTSDQFGTVNTNQSVTQVQNQLAGLSRQSIKPTTVDQYEVGVKKNFWNNALGVNLTAYQILYNNYYQTYWFAGPNGAPVNSTDTNLKEFAGKMRSRGVELDITGNPTENLSIIGGFSYNNSVYIDTPEKGYVENQRLVRTPATTANASVFYKFTNYAKGLKIGAGIYYIGDRIAGWNDTKSTNTSRNNVSRMFDLKDYTTVSLSVGYEWKKFMIQGRVGNLFDVVNYNVHENYSVNPITPRNYYFTLTYKL, encoded by the coding sequence ATGAAAAAGCAGCTAGTAACTTTAGGGATATTATTCACAGCCATATCCTTGAATGCACAAATGAAAAACACTGAAGCTGACACCGTTAGAATCCAGAGCATTGAGGACGTTAATCTTCATAAAACGGGAAATCCTAACAAAGCAAGACCGTTATCTACGAAATCCAATCTTACGATAATGGAAACACCTCAGCCCATTGCTATTGTGACTCATGAGATTATCGAGCAGCAACAGGCAAAGCAACTGAGTGATGTGCTTCAAAATGTTAACGGTCTTTATATTACTTCATCAAGAGGAAACTCTCAGGATAGTTTCGGTGGCCGTGGATTCATATTAGGAAATGACAATATTTTCAAAAACGGATCAAGAATAAACAGCGGGGTTTTTCCTGAAGTGAGCGGCCTGGAAAGAGTTGAAGTTCTTAAAGGAGCAAACGCTATGCTGTACGGAAACACAGCAGCCGGTGGCGTTATCAATATGATTACCAAAAAGCCTAAATTCAATTTCGGAGGAAGCGTGGGAATGAATGCCGGAAGCTGGAATTCTTATAAACCTTTGGTGGATATTTACGGACCACTTTCTAAGAATATCGCTTTCAGGGTAAACGGAACTTATGAATATGCAGAAAGCTTCAGGGATGTTGTTCAGTCCGAAAAATATTATTTTAATCCTTCCTTTTTATTCAATTTAAGTGACAAATCACAATTAATTGTTGAAGCAGATTATCTTAAAAATGATTTTACTCCGGATTTCGGTCTCGGTTCCATTACCAATAAAGATCAAAGCTACCGGTTGAATGATGCTGTCTCCAGGAATGTTTTCTTCGGAACAGACTGGCAATATCAAAATGTCGAGCAGGTATCAACAAATGTAACTTTCAACCACCAATTCAATGAAAGATGGTCTTTGAATGCCACGGCAGCTTATCAGAATTATACAAGAGATTATTTTTCTTCGGAAAGAGTACAGTGGATTTATGATAAATCAGTAAATCCTGACAGATTATCATGGAAAAGGCCTTTCGGTAAAACATACAATGAGCAGAATTATACCTCTGCACAGGTGAACATCAATGGAGAATTCAATACCGGAAAAATCAACCATAAGGTATTAATTGGTTCTGATGCAGATTATAACCAGGCCGATGCTTACACTTATACGGTAGATGCACCTGTGAATATTTTGTTTTTAGATGATCCGTCTACGTGGGGAAGTATTGATATGCCGGCTTCAACACTTACGACAAAAAACAGAATCAATACAAGAAGAGTTGGATTGTATGTTCAGGATTTCATCAGCCTTACCAAACAATTCAAAGTTATTGCAGGGCTAAGATGGTCGTATGTTGAAAATATGCCTACACTTACCACACGCTTTGCAACCAACGAAAAATTTGAAGTGGCCAATTCATCAACTTCCGACAATGCATTTTCTCCGAAGGTAGGCTTGGTTTATGCACCTAATGAAGATCTTTCCGTTTTTGCAACCTATACGAACTCTTTTGTTTCAAACTCAGGATATACCTCAGATCAGTTTGGCACAGTTAATACCAACCAGTCTGTTACCCAGGTTCAAAATCAGCTGGCAGGATTATCAAGACAAAGCATAAAACCTACAACCGTCGATCAGTACGAAGTTGGGGTAAAAAAGAATTTCTGGAATAATGCTTTAGGCGTTAATCTTACCGCATATCAAATTTTGTATAACAACTACTATCAAACATACTGGTTTGCCGGTCCAAATGGAGCGCCTGTAAATTCTACCGATACCAACCTCAAAGAATTCGCAGGAAAAATGCGAAGCCGCGGTGTGGAATTGGACATCACCGGAAATCCTACAGAAAACCTTTCCATTATCGGAGGATTTTCTTATAATAATTCCGTTTATATTGATACTCCGGAAAAAGGATATGTTGAAAACCAGCGACTGGTAAGAACACCTGCCACAACAGCGAATGCTTCAGTATTTTACAAATTCACCAATTATGCAAAAGGACTGAAAATCGGAGCCGGGATTTATTATATTGGCGACAGAATCGCAGGATGGAATGATACGAAATCTACAAATACCAGCAGAAATAATGTGAGCAGAATGTTTGATCTGAAAGATTACACTACGGTTTCATTATCTGTGGGCTATGAATGGAAAAAGTTCATGATCCAGGGAAGAGTCGGAAATCTGTTTGACGTAGTGAACTACAATGTTCATGAAAATTATTCAGTAAACCCTATCACACCACGAAATTATTATTTCACATTAACATATAAGCTTTAA
- a CDS encoding Gfo/Idh/MocA family oxidoreductase, translating to MQLVKTGLCAFGMSGKIFHAPFLKEHPGFFLSAIVERSREESKEKYPEATIYRSVEEMLQHADIELVVVNTPVQTHFEYVKMALEAGKNVIVEKPFTVNVTEAEELVKLAEEKSLFLSVYQNRRFDRDYLQVQKIMNEGRLGNIKEAEIRFDRFRTEASGKAHKENPDATGSGSLHDLGSHLIDQATQYFGFPKKLFADVFSMKGKEFANDYFEIILFYQNDLRVRLKSSVFTKEAHYAYSIHGERGSFLQERTDNQENELASGAIPEYGNDWTQPLKEPDGILNFFNENKETERMLTSSEPGNYMNYYQQIYEFIVFGYALPSPAEEIIRNMKIIDAALESSDTEKVVYL from the coding sequence ATGCAATTGGTAAAAACGGGACTTTGTGCGTTCGGAATGAGCGGAAAAATATTTCATGCACCTTTTTTAAAAGAACATCCTGGATTTTTTTTGTCGGCTATCGTAGAAAGAAGCAGAGAAGAATCCAAAGAAAAATATCCGGAAGCAACTATCTATCGTTCTGTAGAAGAAATGCTGCAGCATGCCGATATAGAATTGGTTGTGGTAAATACGCCGGTACAGACTCATTTTGAATATGTAAAAATGGCTTTGGAAGCTGGTAAAAACGTAATTGTTGAAAAACCTTTTACGGTAAATGTTACCGAAGCCGAAGAACTTGTTAAACTTGCCGAAGAAAAAAGCCTGTTCCTGAGCGTTTATCAAAATAGAAGGTTTGACCGAGACTATCTACAGGTTCAGAAAATTATGAACGAAGGCAGATTAGGAAATATTAAAGAAGCGGAAATTCGTTTCGACAGGTTCCGTACCGAGGCAAGCGGAAAAGCTCACAAAGAAAATCCAGATGCTACAGGTTCCGGATCACTGCATGATCTTGGATCGCATTTGATAGATCAGGCAACGCAATATTTCGGATTCCCGAAAAAATTATTTGCCGATGTATTTTCAATGAAAGGAAAAGAGTTTGCCAATGATTATTTTGAAATTATCTTATTCTATCAAAATGATTTGAGAGTAAGATTGAAATCTTCGGTATTTACGAAAGAGGCGCATTATGCTTATTCGATACATGGAGAAAGAGGAAGCTTCCTGCAGGAAAGAACGGATAACCAGGAAAATGAACTGGCATCAGGAGCCATTCCGGAATATGGTAACGATTGGACACAGCCTCTTAAAGAACCGGACGGAATTCTCAATTTTTTTAATGAAAATAAAGAAACCGAACGAATGCTTACTTCCAGCGAACCGGGAAATTATATGAATTACTATCAGCAGATTTATGAATTCATTGTTTTCGGATATGCATTGCCTTCCCCGGCTGAAGAAATCATCAGAAATATGAAAATAATTGATGCGGCATTGGAAAGTTCAGATACTGAAAAAGTAGTTTACTTATAA
- a CDS encoding ABC-F family ATP-binding cassette domain-containing protein, giving the protein MNYASAENLTKSYGIKVLFENISFHINEGDKIAIVAKNGSGKSTLLKILMEKEIADSGTVIINKDIQVVLFDQEIDFNPDLTIDEFMMTLDSAPILALKNYHQSLHSNDHDFIEKALAGMEAHKAWDLENEMKQILSQLKITDLDAKMGTLSGGQIKRVALAKLLTETRAEHRHTLLIMDEPTNHLDVEMVEWLENYLNKAKITLLLVTHDRYFLDSVCDIIWELEDKNLYVHNGSYATYLENKMIREDNLNATIDKANNLYRKELEWMRRQPKARTTKSKSRIDSFYETEKVAKTDTRKQGLELDFEMKRLGNKILELKHIDKSFGNKVLLKDFSYQFQRGEKVGIVGKNGAGKSTLLNIIQGLEKADRGEIETGETILFGYFSQKGLAYKEDERVIDFIKEVAEYYPLANGKSLSASQFLRLFLFDDQTQYSPISKLSGGEKRRLHLMYILYQNPNFLIFDEPTNDLDLPTLTVLENFLQQFQGSLIIVSHDRYFMDRIVDHILAFEGEGKIKDFIGNFSEYREAKSKEDSSEKTVQKQPEPSKDNTPAASDSSNTAKKKKLSFKEQRELETIEKEMPELENQRKKILDQLNNESDYEKISKLSSDLEGISEQLENQEMRWLELQEILGEG; this is encoded by the coding sequence ATGAATTACGCTTCTGCAGAAAACCTCACAAAATCTTACGGTATTAAAGTTTTGTTTGAAAATATTTCTTTCCACATCAATGAAGGAGACAAAATTGCCATTGTTGCCAAAAACGGAAGCGGAAAATCTACGCTGCTAAAAATTTTAATGGAAAAAGAGATTGCAGACAGCGGAACAGTAATAATTAATAAAGATATTCAGGTAGTATTGTTTGACCAGGAAATTGATTTTAATCCGGATCTTACAATAGATGAATTCATGATGACATTGGATTCTGCACCGATTTTAGCGTTAAAAAACTATCATCAATCTCTCCACTCCAACGATCATGATTTTATCGAAAAAGCATTGGCGGGAATGGAAGCGCATAAAGCCTGGGATCTTGAAAACGAAATGAAGCAGATCCTTTCCCAGCTTAAAATTACCGATCTAGATGCAAAAATGGGGACACTTTCCGGAGGACAGATCAAACGTGTTGCGTTGGCAAAGCTTTTAACGGAAACAAGAGCAGAACATCGCCATACATTATTAATTATGGATGAGCCTACCAACCACCTTGACGTAGAAATGGTAGAATGGCTCGAAAATTATCTGAATAAGGCTAAAATCACCCTTCTTTTGGTAACTCATGACAGGTATTTTCTGGATAGTGTTTGCGACATTATCTGGGAATTGGAAGATAAAAACCTATATGTTCACAACGGTTCTTATGCAACCTATCTGGAAAATAAAATGATTCGGGAGGATAATCTAAATGCCACTATCGATAAAGCCAATAATCTTTACCGAAAGGAGCTGGAGTGGATGCGCCGCCAGCCGAAAGCGAGAACCACCAAGTCAAAATCACGAATTGATTCTTTTTATGAAACAGAGAAGGTAGCCAAAACAGATACCAGAAAACAAGGTCTTGAACTTGATTTTGAAATGAAAAGGCTCGGTAATAAAATTCTTGAACTTAAACATATTGATAAAAGCTTCGGAAACAAAGTTTTGCTGAAAGATTTTAGCTACCAGTTCCAGCGAGGTGAAAAAGTAGGTATTGTAGGAAAAAACGGAGCAGGAAAATCTACGCTTTTAAATATTATACAGGGACTTGAAAAAGCAGATCGTGGCGAAATTGAAACCGGCGAAACCATTCTTTTCGGATATTTTTCACAAAAAGGACTTGCTTATAAGGAAGACGAAAGAGTGATTGATTTCATTAAAGAAGTTGCTGAATATTATCCCCTTGCCAATGGAAAAAGCCTTTCCGCATCGCAATTTTTGAGATTATTTTTATTTGATGACCAAACGCAGTACTCTCCTATTTCAAAGCTTTCGGGTGGTGAAAAAAGAAGACTGCACCTGATGTATATCTTATACCAGAATCCCAATTTCCTGATCTTTGATGAACCTACGAATGATCTTGATCTTCCTACCCTTACCGTTCTTGAAAATTTCCTGCAGCAGTTTCAGGGTTCCCTGATAATTGTTTCGCACGACAGGTATTTTATGGACCGTATTGTAGATCACATTCTTGCATTTGAAGGAGAAGGAAAAATTAAAGATTTTATAGGAAATTTTTCCGAATACCGAGAGGCAAAAAGTAAGGAAGATTCATCGGAAAAGACTGTACAGAAACAACCGGAGCCTTCCAAAGACAATACTCCGGCAGCTTCAGATTCTTCAAACACAGCAAAAAAGAAAAAGCTTTCCTTCAAAGAACAGCGCGAGCTCGAAACTATTGAAAAAGAAATGCCCGAACTGGAAAATCAAAGAAAAAAAATTCTCGATCAGCTTAATAATGAATCTGATTATGAGAAGATCTCAAAACTATCCTCCGATCTGGAAGGCATCTCTGAACAGCTGGAAAACCAAGAAATGAGATGGCTTGAACTACAGGAAATTTTGGGAGAAGGTTGA
- a CDS encoding DUF1761 domain-containing protein codes for MVQINFWAVLAASIIPLFTGFIWYHPKIFGTVWMKEAGLSQEKMKGQMIGVFIFTIILSLFISYFLHFVIIHQFGALGMVGGDEMNANESYHAFMKDYGMTYRSFGHGALHSFMTGLMFVFPVIAINAMFERKSWKYTMINTGYWTLTITIMGGIICGWYDVEGFHWVTQK; via the coding sequence ATGGTGCAAATCAACTTTTGGGCAGTATTAGCAGCCTCAATTATTCCTCTTTTTACAGGTTTTATATGGTATCATCCTAAAATTTTCGGAACCGTTTGGATGAAAGAAGCCGGATTGTCGCAGGAAAAAATGAAAGGACAAATGATAGGCGTATTCATCTTTACCATTATTCTGTCATTATTTATATCTTATTTTCTTCACTTTGTGATTATTCACCAATTCGGTGCGCTCGGAATGGTAGGCGGTGATGAAATGAATGCTAACGAATCTTATCACGCCTTTATGAAAGATTACGGAATGACGTATCGGTCTTTCGGACATGGTGCATTGCATTCTTTTATGACGGGTCTTATGTTTGTTTTTCCTGTTATTGCCATTAATGCGATGTTTGAAAGAAAATCATGGAAATATACGATGATCAATACCGGCTACTGGACACTTACGATTACCATCATGGGAGGGATTATCTGCGGTTGGTATGATGTAGAGGGCTTTCATTGGGTAACTCAAAAATAA
- a CDS encoding 8-amino-7-oxononanoate synthase — MSYHLKIYNSDIGFPENWTSTVGKYNVMLSEEYFRALHVSLPSNMECFMVGIFKENELVGGALFQYIDFVGFKKSTKNEPGWNLKSFFSGILIKDVMILGNNMLTGQNGFYFDFSKVSVEDRLMLLHKAVDKMQREIRKTSLIIFKDYQKDFAEQFTGKKYKSYFRFSVQPNMKLKIRESWKTFDEYVNDFSKKYRTRVKSAKKKLNGIEKLELNLESVKKYQKEMNCLYHNVADNASFNTFFLAENHFEKMKENLKDKFKVFGYFSDKELVGFYTLIINNNDIDTYFLGYHKEIQKEKQIYLNMLLDMVGYGILYQFKTIVFGKTALEIKSTIGAEPTEIFGLIKHTNFMINPFMNILFPFISPKTDWIQRRPFK; from the coding sequence ATGTCATATCATTTAAAAATATACAATTCGGATATAGGTTTTCCGGAGAACTGGACTTCAACGGTCGGGAAATATAATGTGATGCTTTCGGAAGAATATTTCCGCGCGCTTCATGTTTCGCTGCCTTCCAATATGGAATGTTTTATGGTGGGGATTTTTAAAGAAAACGAACTTGTAGGAGGTGCTTTATTTCAATATATCGATTTCGTTGGATTCAAGAAATCAACGAAAAATGAACCCGGGTGGAATCTTAAAAGCTTTTTTTCAGGAATACTTATAAAAGATGTTATGATTCTCGGGAATAATATGCTTACCGGACAGAACGGATTTTACTTTGATTTTTCTAAAGTTTCAGTTGAAGATAGGCTAATGCTGTTACATAAAGCTGTCGACAAAATGCAGCGTGAAATCAGGAAAACTTCTCTGATAATTTTTAAAGATTATCAAAAAGATTTTGCTGAGCAATTTACAGGAAAGAAATATAAATCATATTTCCGGTTTTCCGTACAGCCGAATATGAAATTGAAAATAAGAGAAAGCTGGAAAACATTTGATGAATATGTCAATGATTTTTCAAAAAAATACAGGACGAGAGTAAAATCAGCAAAGAAGAAACTGAACGGCATTGAAAAGCTTGAACTAAACTTGGAGTCTGTAAAAAAATATCAGAAGGAAATGAATTGTCTTTATCATAATGTAGCCGATAATGCTTCGTTCAATACATTCTTCCTGGCGGAAAATCATTTTGAAAAAATGAAGGAAAATTTAAAAGATAAATTTAAAGTCTTCGGATACTTTTCAGATAAGGAACTTGTAGGGTTTTATACTTTAATTATAAATAATAATGATATCGACACGTACTTTTTAGGCTATCATAAAGAAATTCAGAAAGAAAAGCAGATCTATCTCAATATGCTGTTGGATATGGTAGGTTATGGTATATTGTATCAGTTTAAAACAATCGTTTTCGGTAAAACAGCTTTAGAAATAAAATCGACCATCGGAGCCGAACCAACAGAAATTTTCGGTCTGATTAAACATACTAATTTCATGATTAATCCTTTTATGAACATTCTTTTTCCCTTCATCTCTCCAAAAACAGACTGGATTCAAAGGAGGCCGTTTAAGTGA